Genomic DNA from Planktomarina temperata RCA23:
GCCCATCAAAAGGGGTGTTTTTAGATTTAGACCGGAGCGAAAAGCGATCCAGAACGAAGGGCACATCGGGGTCAAATAAGATGAGATCCCCAGGAGCCCCCAGGCTCAGGCGACCACTGTCCAGACCCAAGCGCCGCGAGGGGTTGAGGGACAGGGCCCGGAACAACTGTGGCAAGCTCAACTGCTCGGCATGGTAAAGGCGCAAGGCAGCCGGCAAAACTGTCTCCAATGCCACAGCTCCAGAGGCGGCTTGCTCATAGGGCAGACGTTTGGACTCTTCATCCTGCGGCGTATGCATGGAGCTGATGATGTCAATCAACCCGCTTGCAAGCGCAGAAACCATCGCCAGCCGATCCTCTTCGGAGCGCAACGGGGGTTTGACTTTAAAAAAGCTGCGATAATCGGCGACGTCCAACTCGTTGAGCGTTAGGTGATGAATGCTGACCCCGGCGGTGACATCCAGACCTTGTTGTTTGGCCCGCTCTAAGGCGGGTAGAGCGAGGGCGGTGGAGAGTTGATCGGCATGATATTTCGCGCCGGTCATCTCTACCATGGCCAAATCCCGCTCAAGCCCCAGACGCTCAGCCATGGGCGAGACCGCCGGGATCGCACGCAGGGTTGCAAATTTGCCAGAGGTGGCCGCAGCCCCCTGTGACAGGCCTGGATCTTGCGGGTGTCCAATGACCAAAGCCCCCAATTGCCGCGCATAGGTAAGCGCGCGCGACAGGACTTTGGTATTGGTGACAACCGCGTCACAATCGGAAAAGGCAATTGCTCCTGCGTCTTGCAAAAATCCGATCTCGGTCATTTCCTTGCCCAAACGCCCTTTTGTGAGCGCCGCCATTTGATAGCTGCGTACGGCGCAGGTGGCCTGCGCCCTGCGGTTGGCAAATTCAAGGGTTTCGGGGCTGTCAATGGCCGGCTCTGTGTCTGGCCGCGTGATCAAAGTGGTCACCCCGCCAGCGGCAGCGGACAGGCCAGCGGAGCGAAAGCTTTCCTTATGCCGCTCGCCCGGCTCGCAGACCTTTGCGCCAATGTCAACAATGCCTGGCGCAAGATATTTGCCCTGGCCGTCACGGCTCGGCAGGGTCGGATCATCGGCGGCAATGCGGCCGTTTTTGACGCTCAAATTGCCCAGCTCGACGGTCTGTCTCTCTGGGTCAACCAGGTGAACATTTGTAATGCGCAGTGAGGTCATCCGGCCACCCACACCATCAAAGCCACCAAAGCGGCACTGAAAATCAGGACATACATGGCAATTTTTCCCGACATGCGGGGATCTTTGGGTTCGTTCATTCGCACAGTCTCCTGTCAAGGGGGACGCAAAGGAGGCTTTGGGTCATGCCTGCGCCTCTTTTGCAGCTTGGCGCCTGTTGCGCATCAATATATCCATGGCCGCCATGCGCACTGCCACACCCATCTCAACCTGTTCTTGTATGACGCTGCGGTTCAAATCGTCGGCGATTTCCCCGTCGATTTCAACGCCGCGGTTCATTGGGCCTGGGTGCATAACAATGGCATCTGGCTTGGCGTGGCTCAGTTTCTCAGCATTCAAACCATAGCGGTGATAATATTCGCGTTCGGAGGGGATGAAGCCGCCGTCCATACGCTCGCGTTGCAGGCGCAGCATCATCACCACATCCACATCCTTCAAACCCTCTTGCATATCGTGAAAGACTTCCGCACCAAACTCGCCAATTCCCGCCGGCATCAGCGTTGCTGGGCCGATAAGGCGAATGCGGTTTTCCATTTTGCCCAGCAAAATGAGGTTAGAGCGGGCCACGCGGCTGTGGGCAATATCGCCGCAAATGGCGATGTTGAGGCGATGCAAGCGGCCTTTGGATCGGCGGATAGTGAGCGCATCCAGCAGGGCTTGCGTGGGGTGTTCATGCCGCCCGTCCCCAGCGTTGAGCACCGCGCAATTGACTTTCTGCGCCAAGAGATCGACGGCGCCAGAATGCGGATGGCGCACCACCAGAAGATCGGGGTGCATGGCATTGAGTGTCAGCGCTGTATCAATGAGGGTCTCACCTTTTTTGATTGAGCTGGCTTGCATGGCCATATTCATCACATCCGCCCCCAATCTCTTGCCTGCTATTTCAAAGCTGGCTTGAGTGCGGGTTGAGTTTTCGAAAAACATATTGATCTGAGTGCAGCCAGCCAGGGCTTTACTGTCGCGCGCACGGGATCTGTTTTGATCGGCGTAATCATCTGCCAAATCCAATATTTCGGTGATGCTTTGGGGATGTAGGGGTTCTATCCCCAATAGATGCTGAAGCTGCATATAGACCTCTCCGGTTGGCGTTTTATAGAAAGAGTGGCCGCCCACGGCAAGGGCAGGGGGCAAGGAAATGTCATTTGAGCCTGAGGCGGGTTATTTTTGACGCGCTGCGTCACTGATTGAATGATTTACCTTCCTCTCAGAAGGGCATAGTTTGAGGCCATGGATCAATTGGATTGGCATATGGCACGCGCCGCGTTGCAGTGGCAGGCAGAGCTCGGAGTGAGCGATGCCGTGGGTGATGTGCCCATTGACCGCTATGAGGTGCCGGCGCAAAACCCCAAACGATCCACTGCAGCGGCGGCACCCACCGGGGCGCCACAGGCTGCGGAGCGGCCTCCGGCTGTGATGGCAGCCGCGCCGGCTGTGGACCCTGTTGCACTGGCCGAAGAGGCTGCAGCTGCGGCGGGGGATTTGCCGGCGTTGAAACTTGCGCTGCAAAATTTTTCGCATTGTGATTTGCGCCGCGGAGCCCGCAATTTGGTGTTTGGTGGGGGCAGGGCTGGGGCTCGGGTGATGATCTTGGAAGATGCGCCCGGGCGGGCGGAGGATCTGCAAGGTCTGCCTTTTGCCGGCCCGGCCGGTCAATTGCTGGGCAAAATGTGCGCCGCTATTGGTTTGGATCGGGCCGAGGAGGTCTATGCAGCCTCCGTGATTCCTTGGCGCCCACCGCAGGACCGAGAGGCCAGCGCGGCTGAAATCGCCATGATGCAGCCTTTCTTGCGCCGTCATATTATCTTGGCCGCGCCGCAGGTTGTCATATGTATGGGCAATATCAGTTGTCAGGCGGTTTTGGGCAAACGCGGCCTGAGCAAGCTGCGCGGAGCCTGGCAAGAGGGTTTTGCCCTGCCAGTTTTGCCGATGGTGCATCCGCAGGGCCTGTTGCGCCAGCCTAATCGGAAGAAACAGGCATGGCAGGATTTGTTGATGCTCAAGGCTTGGCTGCGCGCGCAATCTGAAGGGGGCAAGACATGACCGATGCACCAGCAAAAACAGAGTTTATCGCGGTGCGCATCGCGGTTTTAACCCTGTCCGACAGCCGCAGTTTGAGTGATGATAAATCCGGCGACACGCTGGTTGCGCGCTTGCAAGCGGCCGGACATATCCTGGCCGACCGTGACATTCTCCCCGATGATCGCGCAGCGATTGCCGAAAAATTGCGTCAATGGTCGCGCGATCCGTCTATTGATGTGGTTCTGAGCACGGGCGGCACTGGGCTCACGGGCCGTGATGTGAGCGTCGAGGCACATCGGGATGTCTATGAAAAAGAGATTGACGCGTTCTCAACTCTCTTCACCTTTGTTTCCATGCAAAAAATTGGCACATCTGCGGTTCAGAGCCGAGCAACGGGCGGTGTGGCCAATGGCACTTATATGTTTGCATTGCCGGGCAGTCCGGGCGCCTGCAAAGATGCTTGGGACGAAATACTCGTCAAGCAATTGGATATAAGACATAAACCCTGCAATTTTGTCGAAATCATGCCGCGGCTTGATGAGCATCTGCAAAGAAAATAAGCCCCGCTGTCGAATCTGCGTGACGCGGAGAAGTTTTGTACTAGAACAACTGTAATGATGATCGAGAGGGCTGTCGTATGCGGTTTCTACGCAAAAGTTTAATGGGGTTGTTCTTACTGGCGGCGACTCTGGCGCTGTTTGCCTATGCCATCATGATGGTTCGGGGCGCGATTGAGAACAAAGGTGACGATCAGCGGCGCGGTGGCGGTGGTCGTGAGAGAGTTTTTGCAGTGAATGCCGTGCCCTTTGAGCCGGGCCAGCATATTCCGGTCCTACAGGTCTTTGGCGAGGTGCAAAGCCAGCGTAGCCTTGATATTCGGCCGGCGGTTGGCGGAACGGTCATTGAGTTGCACCCGAATTTTCAAAATGGCGGTTCTGTTTTGGAGGGCGATGTACTCCTGAGAATTGATCCGTCAAATGCACAAACCGCCTTGGCTTTGGTACAGGCCGATATGGCCGATGCTCAAGCGGATTTGCGAGAGGCGATGCGGGCGCTAGACTTGGCCAAGGATGAGATCAGCGCCGCGCAAGAGCAAGCCGCCCTGCGCCAAAAAGCATTGGCCCGGCAACAAGATCTCGTGACCCGTGGGGTCGGCACTGCGGCCTCTGTGGAGGCTGCGGAACTGGCTGCTTCCTCGGCACGCCAATCCGTTCTGGCGCGGCGCCAAGCTTTGCAGGCCGCTGAGGCGCGTTTGGATCAAGCGCGTGCGCGGGTCATGCGGGTGGATATTTCTTTGGCGGAAGCGGAGCGCAATGTGCGTGACACCGTTGTACGCGCGGCCTTTTCTGGGCTGCTGGCCAATGTCACTGTTCTGCAGGGCGGAACTGTGACCAACAATGAAAAAATTGGTCAATTGGTGGATCCATTGGCTCTGGAAGTGGCCTTTCGTGTGAGTACCTCCCAGCATCGGCGACTGCTCGATGATGCGGGCAAGTTGCGGGCTGCTGAGGTCTCGGTGACGCTGGATCTGCTCGGCGCGGAGATGAGCTCCAGCGGCCAGATCACCCGCGAAGCTGCTGTCGTGGGCGAAGGTTTGACTGGGCGGTTGCTCTTTGCCAGCCTTGCAACCTCCAAGGGTCTGCGGCCGGGTGATTTTGTGACTGTAAACATAACGGAGCCCGCCTTGAATTGGGTTGCCCGCCTGCCGGCCACGGCCGTGAGCGGGAATAACAAGGTTCTGGTTGTGGGCGAAGATGAGCGCCTGTCGGAGGCCGATGTGACCCTTGTGCGCCGTCAGGGGGATGATGTTTTGGTGCGCTCGCGTGAGCTGAACGGAGCGCAAATTGTAGCGGAACGATCCCCATTGCTGGGTGCGGGCATCAAGGTGCGCGTGTTGAGCGCTGAGGGAAAAGCGCCACAGGCGGCCCCAGAGACCATCGCGCTTGATCCAGAGCGGCGGGCCAAGTTGATTGCCTTTGTCGAGGGCAACAAACGCATGCCCAAACAGGCCAAGGAGCGGGTCTTGGCGCAGTTGCAAGAGCCCGAAGTGCGCAAAGAATTGGTTGAGCGGCTGGAAGGCCGGATGGGGGGATAAGGGATGTCTGTGATACGCACCGCCACTGGCGGGATTTTATCTTACATGACCCGACATCGCACCGCGGCAAACCTTTTCTTGCTTATTATGCTGGTCGCCGGGGCTGTTTCTTTTCCGCAAATGCGGGCGCAGTTTTTTCCCGATGTGATTATTGACCGCGTCACGGTCAGCGTGCGGTGGGATGGCGCTGGACCGGAGGATGTTGACCGGGCAATTGTGCAGGTGGTTGAACCGGCGTTGCTTGGGATTGAAGGGGTGAACAGCACCTCTGCCACCTCCTCGGAAGGCTCTGCGCGGATTACCATGGAATTTGAGCCCGGCTGGGATATGGCCCGTGGCACCGATGATGCCCAAATCGCCGTTGATTCCGTCGCCAACCAGTTCCCCGATGATGCTGATGATCCAAAAGTCACCCGTGGGGTCTGGCGCGACCGGGTCACAGATGTGGTGATCTCCGGTCCGGTTGGGGTGGCGCAATTGGCTCTATTTGCCGATGAGTTCGTCACAAGGCTTTTCGCCGCAGGCGTGACCCGCACCACTATTCGCGGCGTGGCTGCGGGCTCAACCATCGTGGAAGTCGACAGCTTGTCGCTTATTCGTCATGACGTGAGCATGGCACAGATCGCCAGTGCCATCGCTGAGGAAGCTGAGGCGGATCCCGCAGGCGATGTGGCCGGGAGTGCGCGCATTCGTACAGGGATCGCCAAACGCAGCGCCCGGGATATCAGGCAGATTGTCTTGCGTTCCAATGCCGATGGCTCGTCGCTCACCGTGGGCGATGTGGCGCGGGTGACGGAAGAGGGGGTTGACCGAGATCGCGCCTATTTCGTGGGCGCGGCGTCGGCCATTTCCATCCGCATTGACCGCTCTGATCAGGGCGACGCGATTGAAATCCAGGAGCAGGTTCAAACCACCGCTGCTGCGATGATGGAATCCTTGCCCCCTGATGTGAATGTCGAATTGATCCGCACCCGATCAGAGGCGATTTCTGCGCGGCTGGCCATGCTGTTGGAAAATGGCCTTCAAGGGCTTGGGCTTGTGCTTTTGCTGTTATTTTTGTTTTTGAATGTGCGCACGGCCTTTTGGGTGGCCGCAGGAATTCCGGCGGCTATGGCGGCGGCTTTGGCGCTGATGTATCTGTCAGGGCTGACGATCAATATGATCTCGCTTTTTGCTTTGATCATTACCCTTGGGATTGTGGTCGATGATGCCATTGTTGTGGGGGAACACGCAGATTTTCGCGCGCGTGTTTTGGGGGAAAGCCCTGTCGTGGCGGCGGAGAATGCAGCCAAGCGCATGTTCACCCCGGTATTTTCGGCAACGCTGACGACCGTCATCGCCTTTTTTGGCTTGGTGGCGATTGGTGGGCGGT
This window encodes:
- a CDS encoding hemolysin D; the protein is MRFLRKSLMGLFLLAATLALFAYAIMMVRGAIENKGDDQRRGGGGRERVFAVNAVPFEPGQHIPVLQVFGEVQSQRSLDIRPAVGGTVIELHPNFQNGGSVLEGDVLLRIDPSNAQTALALVQADMADAQADLREAMRALDLAKDEISAAQEQAALRQKALARQQDLVTRGVGTAASVEAAELAASSARQSVLARRQALQAAEARLDQARARVMRVDISLAEAERNVRDTVVRAAFSGLLANVTVLQGGTVTNNEKIGQLVDPLALEVAFRVSTSQHRRLLDDAGKLRAAEVSVTLDLLGAEMSSSGQITREAAVVGEGLTGRLLFASLATSKGLRPGDFVTVNITEPALNWVARLPATAVSGNNKVLVVGEDERLSEADVTLVRRQGDDVLVRSRELNGAQIVAERSPLLGAGIKVRVLSAEGKAPQAAPETIALDPERRAKLIAFVEGNKRMPKQAKERVLAQLQEPEVRKELVERLEGRMGG
- the moaB gene encoding molybdenum cofactor biosynthesis protein B, with protein sequence MTDAPAKTEFIAVRIAVLTLSDSRSLSDDKSGDTLVARLQAAGHILADRDILPDDRAAIAEKLRQWSRDPSIDVVLSTGGTGLTGRDVSVEAHRDVYEKEIDAFSTLFTFVSMQKIGTSAVQSRATGGVANGTYMFALPGSPGACKDAWDEILVKQLDIRHKPCNFVEIMPRLDEHLQRK
- the pyrC gene encoding dihydroorotase, which translates into the protein MTSLRITNVHLVDPERQTVELGNLSVKNGRIAADDPTLPSRDGQGKYLAPGIVDIGAKVCEPGERHKESFRSAGLSAAAGGVTTLITRPDTEPAIDSPETLEFANRRAQATCAVRSYQMAALTKGRLGKEMTEIGFLQDAGAIAFSDCDAVVTNTKVLSRALTYARQLGALVIGHPQDPGLSQGAAATSGKFATLRAIPAVSPMAERLGLERDLAMVEMTGAKYHADQLSTALALPALERAKQQGLDVTAGVSIHHLTLNELDVADYRSFFKVKPPLRSEEDRLAMVSALASGLIDIISSMHTPQDEESKRLPYEQAASGAVALETVLPAALRLYHAEQLSLPQLFRALSLNPSRRLGLDSGRLSLGAPGDLILFDPDVPFVLDRFSLRSKSKNTPFDGQRLQGRVLATFVGGREVYAR
- a CDS encoding uracil-DNA glycosylase, giving the protein MDQLDWHMARAALQWQAELGVSDAVGDVPIDRYEVPAQNPKRSTAAAAPTGAPQAAERPPAVMAAAPAVDPVALAEEAAAAAGDLPALKLALQNFSHCDLRRGARNLVFGGGRAGARVMILEDAPGRAEDLQGLPFAGPAGQLLGKMCAAIGLDRAEEVYAASVIPWRPPQDREASAAEIAMMQPFLRRHIILAAPQVVICMGNISCQAVLGKRGLSKLRGAWQEGFALPVLPMVHPQGLLRQPNRKKQAWQDLLMLKAWLRAQSEGGKT
- a CDS encoding aspartate carbamoyltransferase catalytic subunit, which gives rise to MQLQHLLGIEPLHPQSITEILDLADDYADQNRSRARDSKALAGCTQINMFFENSTRTQASFEIAGKRLGADVMNMAMQASSIKKGETLIDTALTLNAMHPDLLVVRHPHSGAVDLLAQKVNCAVLNAGDGRHEHPTQALLDALTIRRSKGRLHRLNIAICGDIAHSRVARSNLILLGKMENRIRLIGPATLMPAGIGEFGAEVFHDMQEGLKDVDVVMMLRLQRERMDGGFIPSEREYYHRYGLNAEKLSHAKPDAIVMHPGPMNRGVEIDGEIADDLNRSVIQEQVEMGVAVRMAAMDILMRNRRQAAKEAQA